One stretch of Streptomyces sp. R21 DNA includes these proteins:
- a CDS encoding acyl-CoA dehydrogenase family protein — MRFLLDAEQRAFADSLDGLLSSADTPSVVRDWSRGDHTSGRALWSRIAAAGVFTLAIPEAYEGVGPLPVELAVAFVELGRHAVPGPLVETVAAAVLLTESADPGPAKRLLPRLASGEAMATLAPPGSYALDGDAADLRLVLTADGLRLAPDHGPVRPSLDPARRLTALPPSGELLVAEPPFVRALRWARLATAAQALGVGLALLDRTVAYVGQRTQFGVPIGSFQAVKHRLADAKIALEFARPLLFGAAFTMTERDVAAAKVAACEAAYATARTALQLHGAIGYTAEYDLSLWLTKSRALLGAWGSPDECRAAVLHGVSGDGRRS, encoded by the coding sequence ATGCGTTTTCTTCTCGACGCCGAACAGCGGGCGTTCGCCGACTCGTTGGACGGTCTGCTGTCCTCGGCGGACACTCCGTCGGTCGTACGGGACTGGAGTCGCGGCGACCACACGTCCGGCCGGGCGCTGTGGTCCCGTATCGCCGCCGCCGGGGTCTTCACCCTCGCGATACCCGAGGCGTACGAGGGGGTGGGCCCCCTCCCCGTCGAACTGGCCGTCGCCTTCGTGGAGTTGGGCCGCCATGCGGTGCCGGGCCCCCTGGTGGAGACGGTCGCGGCGGCCGTCCTCCTCACGGAGTCGGCCGACCCGGGTCCCGCCAAGCGGCTGCTCCCCCGGCTGGCCTCCGGCGAGGCGATGGCCACGCTCGCGCCCCCGGGGTCGTACGCACTGGACGGCGACGCGGCGGACCTGCGGCTGGTCCTGACGGCCGACGGGTTGCGCCTCGCCCCTGACCACGGCCCGGTGCGGCCCTCCCTCGACCCGGCCCGGCGCCTCACGGCTCTTCCCCCGAGCGGCGAACTCCTGGTCGCCGAGCCGCCGTTCGTACGCGCCCTTCGCTGGGCCCGGCTCGCCACCGCCGCCCAGGCGCTCGGCGTCGGACTCGCCCTGCTGGACAGGACGGTGGCGTATGTCGGGCAGCGCACCCAGTTCGGCGTTCCCATCGGCTCGTTCCAGGCGGTCAAGCACCGCCTGGCGGACGCGAAGATCGCCCTGGAGTTCGCCCGGCCACTGCTGTTCGGCGCGGCGTTCACGATGACGGAGCGCGACGTCGCCGCCGCCAAGGTCGCGGCCTGCGAGGCGGCGTACGCCACCGCACGCACCGCCCTCCAACTGCACGGCGCGATCGGCTACACGGCGGAGTACGACCTGTCGCTGTGGCTGACCAAGTCCCGTGCGCTGCTGGGCGCCTGGGGCAGTCCGGACGAGTGCCGGGCCGCCGTGCTCCACGGTGTCAGTGGTGATGGTCGCCGCTCGTGA
- a CDS encoding VWA domain-containing protein, which produces MAAISLAKVEETAPALVSLYKSAGVSLTKHGLSDQRAAVYLVVDYSGSMKPYYKDGSVQALADRVLGLSAHLDDDGRVPVVFFSTDIDAETDIELAGHQGRIERIVAGLGHMGKTSYHLAMDAVIDHYLDSGSKDPALVVFQTDGGPINKLAAERYLCKAAQLPLFWQFIGFGDPGSRQFEFLRKLDELAVPQKRPVDNAGFFHAGSDPRQVSDDELYDRLVGEFPQWLAAARVQGIVR; this is translated from the coding sequence ATGGCCGCGATCAGCCTCGCGAAGGTGGAGGAGACCGCGCCCGCGCTGGTCAGCCTGTACAAGAGCGCGGGAGTGTCCCTCACCAAGCACGGGCTGAGCGATCAGCGGGCCGCCGTCTATCTGGTGGTCGACTACTCGGGCTCGATGAAGCCGTACTACAAGGACGGCAGCGTGCAGGCGCTCGCAGACCGCGTGCTCGGCCTGTCCGCCCACCTCGACGACGACGGACGGGTCCCGGTCGTCTTCTTCTCCACGGACATCGACGCCGAGACCGACATCGAACTCGCCGGCCACCAGGGCCGGATCGAGCGGATCGTGGCCGGCCTCGGCCACATGGGCAAGACCAGCTACCACCTCGCCATGGACGCGGTCATCGACCACTACCTGGACAGCGGCTCGAAGGACCCCGCCCTCGTCGTCTTCCAGACCGACGGCGGACCGATCAACAAGCTCGCCGCCGAACGGTACTTGTGCAAGGCGGCGCAGCTCCCGCTGTTCTGGCAGTTCATCGGGTTCGGCGACCCGGGCAGCAGACAGTTCGAATTCCTGCGCAAGCTCGACGAGTTGGCGGTGCCGCAGAAGCGGCCCGTCGACAACGCCGGGTTCTTCCACGCCGGTTCGGACCCGCGCCAGGTGTCCGACGACGAGTTGTACGACCGTCTCGTGGGGGAGTTCCCGCAGTGGCTGGCGGCGGCCCGGGTGCAGGGGATCGTGCGGTGA
- a CDS encoding chitosanase, which produces MKRAGCLLFAAVPVLVTAAVYFVTPEHPDQADGKRATSAAQQARQDAKKQAERSADDELIADLPPGLAAPAEKELAQKIVASAENSTLDWRSAYGYVEDIGDGQGYTAGIIGFCTGTHDLLTLVERYTEDHPGNGLARFLPALREVDGTDSHAGLDGFPAAWKKEARVGAFRAAQDTERDRVYFDPAVRLAKLDGLGTLGQFIYYDAMVLHGPGTNADSFYGLRERAVRKADLPSGGGGEKEYLDVFLDIRRATMKSRNPDRDTTRIDTAQRKFLHDGNLALKPPLTWKVYGETYHVP; this is translated from the coding sequence ATGAAACGAGCCGGTTGTCTGCTTTTCGCCGCTGTGCCCGTCCTCGTCACCGCGGCGGTCTACTTCGTCACGCCCGAGCACCCGGACCAGGCGGACGGCAAGAGGGCCACATCGGCGGCGCAACAGGCCCGCCAGGACGCCAAGAAGCAGGCCGAGCGGTCCGCCGACGACGAGCTGATCGCGGACCTGCCGCCCGGACTCGCCGCACCGGCGGAGAAGGAGCTGGCCCAGAAGATCGTGGCGAGCGCCGAGAACTCCACACTGGACTGGCGCAGCGCGTACGGCTACGTCGAGGACATCGGCGACGGCCAGGGCTACACCGCGGGCATCATCGGCTTCTGCACGGGCACCCACGACCTGCTCACCCTGGTCGAGCGCTACACCGAGGACCACCCGGGCAACGGGCTCGCCCGTTTCCTCCCCGCGCTGCGCGAGGTCGACGGCACGGACTCGCACGCCGGCCTCGACGGCTTCCCGGCCGCATGGAAGAAGGAGGCCCGGGTCGGTGCCTTCCGCGCGGCCCAGGACACCGAGCGCGACCGCGTCTACTTCGACCCGGCCGTCCGCCTCGCCAAGCTCGACGGGCTCGGCACGCTCGGCCAGTTCATCTACTACGACGCGATGGTCCTGCACGGCCCCGGCACGAACGCCGACAGCTTCTACGGTCTGCGCGAGCGCGCGGTGCGGAAGGCCGACCTGCCGTCCGGGGGCGGCGGCGAGAAGGAGTACCTGGACGTCTTCCTCGACATCCGCCGCGCGACGATGAAGTCCAGGAACCCCGACCGTGACACGACCCGCATCGACACCGCCCAGCGGAAGTTCCTCCACGACGGGAACCTGGCCCTGAAGCCGCCGCTGACGTGGAAGGTGTACGGGGAGACGTACCACGTGCCGTAG
- a CDS encoding acyl-CoA dehydrogenase family protein, with protein MDLTHSPADEAFRAEARDWLAGHVPASPLPSLETAEGFAAHRAWEARLAADRWSVVSWPAEYGGRDAGLLRWLLFEEEYYAAGAPGRVSQNGISLLAPTLFDHGTQEQRARVLPPMAGGEVVWAQAWSEPEAGSDLASLTSRAVRTDGGWRLSGQKTWSSRAAFADRAFGLFRSEPDTPKPHQGLTYLMFDLRAPGVTVRPIGRLDGRPAFAELFLDEVFVPDEDVIGEPGQGWRVAMSTAGNERGLTLRSPGRFLASADRLFALWQERGSPASARDRVADALIGARAYELFAYAGASRFLDGESLGPESSLNKVFWSEYDITLHETALELLGSEGELADTGWSEGYVFSLAGPIYAGTNEIQRDIIAERLLGLPKGRR; from the coding sequence ATGGATCTCACGCACTCCCCCGCCGACGAGGCGTTCCGCGCCGAGGCCCGGGACTGGCTCGCCGGGCATGTGCCCGCCTCCCCGCTGCCGTCCCTGGAGACCGCGGAGGGCTTCGCGGCGCACCGCGCGTGGGAGGCCCGACTGGCCGCGGACCGCTGGTCGGTGGTGTCGTGGCCTGCGGAGTACGGCGGGCGGGACGCGGGGCTGCTGCGGTGGCTGCTGTTCGAGGAGGAGTACTACGCGGCGGGCGCCCCGGGCCGGGTGAGCCAGAACGGCATCAGCCTGCTCGCACCCACGCTCTTCGACCACGGTACGCAGGAGCAGCGCGCGCGGGTGCTGCCGCCGATGGCCGGCGGCGAGGTCGTCTGGGCGCAGGCGTGGTCCGAGCCGGAGGCCGGTTCCGACCTGGCCTCGCTGACCTCCCGCGCGGTGCGCACGGACGGGGGCTGGCGCTTGAGCGGACAGAAGACGTGGTCGTCGCGGGCCGCTTTCGCCGACCGTGCCTTCGGTCTGTTCCGCAGCGAGCCGGACACCCCGAAGCCCCACCAGGGGCTCACCTACCTGATGTTCGACCTACGGGCCCCCGGAGTCACCGTCCGCCCGATCGGCCGCCTCGACGGCAGACCGGCCTTCGCCGAGCTGTTCCTCGACGAGGTGTTCGTCCCCGACGAGGATGTGATCGGCGAGCCGGGCCAGGGCTGGCGGGTCGCCATGTCGACAGCGGGCAACGAACGCGGACTGACCCTGCGCTCGCCGGGCCGCTTCCTCGCCTCCGCCGACCGGCTGTTCGCGCTGTGGCAGGAGCGGGGAAGCCCGGCGTCGGCACGGGACCGGGTGGCGGACGCGCTGATCGGCGCCCGCGCGTACGAGTTGTTCGCCTACGCGGGCGCGTCCCGTTTCCTGGACGGCGAGTCCCTCGGCCCGGAGTCCAGCCTGAACAAGGTCTTCTGGTCCGAGTACGACATCACCCTGCACGAGACAGCACTCGAACTCCTGGGATCGGAAGGCGAGCTGGCGGACACCGGCTGGTCCGAGGGGTATGTCTTCTCCCTCGCGGGCCCCATCTACGCGGGCACGAACGAGATCCAGCGCGACATCATCGCCGAGCGCCTGCTCGGACTGCCGAAGGGCCGCCGCTGA
- a CDS encoding SDR family oxidoreductase, with protein sequence MTDVETPAYVPGHGLLKERTAVVTAAAGAGIGGATARRFLEEGARVLISDAHARRLKEHQAALAGEFGADRVDALPCDVTDETQVQALLDEAVRLHGRLDVVVNNAGLGGTADLVDMTDEQWSKVLDVTLNGTFRCTRAALRLLKQQGAGGVIVNNASVVGWRAQAGQAHYAAAKAGVMALTRCAAIEAAAYGVRVNAVSPSLAMHPHLVKVTSPELLEELTAREAFGRYAEPWEVANVIVFLASGYSSYMTGEVVAVSSQHA encoded by the coding sequence ATGACAGACGTCGAGACTCCGGCGTACGTACCCGGGCACGGCCTGCTCAAGGAGCGCACCGCCGTCGTCACCGCCGCCGCGGGCGCGGGGATCGGCGGCGCCACCGCCCGCCGCTTCCTGGAGGAGGGCGCGCGCGTGCTGATCAGCGACGCGCACGCCCGACGGCTCAAGGAACACCAGGCGGCGCTGGCCGGGGAGTTCGGGGCCGACCGCGTCGATGCACTGCCCTGCGACGTCACCGACGAGACACAGGTCCAAGCCCTCCTCGACGAGGCCGTCCGGCTGCACGGCCGGCTCGACGTCGTCGTCAACAACGCGGGCCTCGGCGGCACCGCCGACCTCGTCGACATGACTGACGAGCAGTGGTCCAAGGTGCTCGACGTGACCCTGAACGGCACGTTCCGGTGCACTCGGGCGGCGCTGCGGCTCCTCAAGCAACAGGGCGCCGGCGGAGTGATCGTCAACAACGCCTCCGTCGTCGGCTGGCGCGCCCAGGCCGGGCAGGCCCACTACGCCGCCGCGAAGGCCGGGGTCATGGCGCTCACCCGCTGCGCGGCGATCGAGGCCGCCGCGTACGGAGTGCGGGTCAACGCCGTGTCGCCGAGCCTCGCCATGCACCCGCACCTGGTGAAGGTCACCTCGCCCGAGCTGCTCGAGGAGCTGACCGCGCGCGAGGCCTTCGGGAGGTACGCCGAGCCGTGGGAGGTGGCCAACGTGATCGTGTTCCTGGCGTCCGGCTACTCGTCGTACATGACGGGCGAGGTCGTCGCCGTCAGCAGTCAGCACGCGTAG
- a CDS encoding HutD family protein — protein MIRLLPAAGRAAVAWKNGGGVTREIAAWPPGAGMDDFVWRVSLAEVGADGPFSAFAEADRTLTVVEGAGMDLTVGGERRILDTRLVPQDFPGDVPTDCRLLDGPVVNFNVMWRRGLEPAPAVAVVRGRVPFALRPGTAMLVLALDAPAEVSGMHLEPYDAALLTDGGTVLHAAGAAAVVRLPTPPPPADA, from the coding sequence GTGATCAGGCTCCTTCCCGCCGCCGGGCGCGCCGCCGTGGCCTGGAAGAACGGCGGCGGGGTGACCCGCGAGATCGCCGCGTGGCCGCCTGGCGCGGGCATGGACGACTTCGTGTGGCGCGTCAGCCTGGCCGAGGTCGGCGCGGACGGGCCGTTCTCCGCCTTCGCCGAGGCCGACCGCACCCTCACCGTGGTCGAGGGCGCGGGTATGGACCTGACCGTGGGCGGCGAGCGGCGGATCCTCGACACCCGCCTGGTACCGCAGGACTTCCCCGGCGACGTCCCCACCGACTGCCGGCTGCTCGACGGGCCGGTCGTGAACTTCAACGTCATGTGGCGCAGGGGCCTGGAGCCGGCCCCGGCCGTCGCCGTGGTGCGCGGCCGGGTGCCCTTCGCCCTCCGGCCGGGCACGGCCATGCTGGTCCTCGCGCTCGACGCGCCCGCCGAGGTGTCGGGGATGCACCTGGAGCCGTACGACGCGGCGCTGCTCACGGACGGCGGCACGGTGCTGCACGCGGCGGGGGCGGCGGCGGTCGTCCGCCTTCCGACACCGCCGCCTCCGGCCGACGCGTGA
- a CDS encoding rhomboid family intramembrane serine protease: protein MESESAETTESDVTTCYRHPKVESHVRCTRCDRYICPSCMREAAVGHQCVECVKEGARSVRGARTVFGGRISAVPLVTYVLIGLNVLAYLAELVRPAVVDRFEMLGAELLGPDGGHYYWQSAYSADFHASGVVDGEWYRLLTGAFLHLPPTEGTFGIAHIAMNMFSLWSIGRVVEAQLGRVRYLVLYLLSALGGSVLVLLIAPADHTVGASGAIFGLGAAYYVMARRLGADMRTVNRFMGSLLAWLVLSAFFTSWQGHLGGLLAGGLVTLAYAYVPRDSRRTLVQVAICAGLLVLLVVLAVGKVASLKSGAA, encoded by the coding sequence GTGGAATCCGAGTCCGCCGAGACCACCGAGTCCGACGTCACCACCTGTTATCGCCATCCCAAGGTGGAGTCCCATGTGCGCTGCACCCGGTGCGACCGCTACATATGCCCGTCCTGCATGCGCGAGGCGGCGGTCGGCCACCAGTGCGTGGAGTGCGTGAAGGAGGGCGCCCGGTCGGTGCGGGGGGCCCGCACGGTCTTCGGCGGCCGTATCTCGGCGGTGCCCCTCGTGACGTACGTGCTGATCGGCCTCAACGTGCTGGCATACCTCGCCGAGTTGGTACGCCCCGCAGTGGTGGACCGGTTCGAGATGCTCGGCGCGGAGCTGCTGGGTCCTGACGGCGGGCACTACTACTGGCAGAGCGCGTACTCCGCGGACTTTCACGCGTCCGGTGTCGTGGATGGGGAGTGGTACCGACTGCTCACCGGCGCGTTTCTTCATCTGCCGCCCACCGAGGGGACGTTCGGGATCGCGCACATCGCGATGAACATGTTCTCGCTGTGGAGCATCGGCCGGGTCGTGGAGGCCCAGCTCGGCCGGGTCCGCTACCTCGTCCTGTACCTGCTCTCCGCGCTCGGCGGCTCGGTCCTGGTGCTGCTGATCGCGCCCGCCGACCACACGGTCGGCGCCTCCGGCGCGATCTTCGGGCTCGGTGCGGCGTACTACGTGATGGCCCGCCGTCTCGGCGCCGACATGCGCACGGTGAACCGGTTCATGGGCAGCCTGCTGGCCTGGCTGGTTCTCTCGGCGTTCTTCACGTCCTGGCAGGGCCACCTCGGCGGCCTGCTGGCGGGCGGTCTGGTCACCCTCGCCTACGCGTACGTGCCCCGCGACAGCCGCCGCACCCTGGTGCAGGTCGCCATCTGCGCGGGCCTCCTTGTGCTGCTGGTGGTGCTCGCGGTGGGGAAGGTCGCATCGCTGAAGAGCGGCGCGGCGTAG
- a CDS encoding cytochrome bc complex cytochrome b subunit has translation MDGARSVNGATGTGSSVTPAGTRPDGARSDGTRPDGTRQADRGDGPGSGERLADWADGRLGLYALAKANMRKVFPDHWSFMLGEVCLYSFIILILTGVYLTLFFEPSGVEVIYNGSYTPLNGISMTRAYESTLDISFDVRGGLLIRQIHHWSALVFVTGMLVHMMRVFFTGAFRKPRELNWVFGWTLLFLGILTGLTGYSLPDDLLSGTGIRFADGAILATPIVGTYLSFFLFGGEFPGHDIIPRLFPIHVLVLPGIMLGLVVAHLILVFYHKHTQYPGPGRDQKSVVGMPFLPVYMAKAGGFFFLVFGVLTVMGGIAQINPVWAFGPYRPDLVTTGAQPDWYLGFSEGLIRVMPGWEINAWGHTLELGVFIPFTLFPLILLAIGLYPFVEAWITGDRREHHILDRPRNAPVRTGLGVAWLALYAVLLIGGGNDIVATHLHLSINAITWFVRVGVFVVPVAAFVVTKRICLGLQRRDRDKVLHGRESGLIKRLPHGEFVEVHEPLTQAQRFTLTQHEQSPPYEVGALVDANGVRRPVKPSQRLRARLAQAMFGPGTRIAKPTAEEYRELTSGDHHH, from the coding sequence ATGGACGGCGCACGATCGGTGAACGGGGCGACGGGAACGGGCAGTTCGGTGACGCCCGCCGGGACGAGGCCGGACGGCGCGAGGTCCGACGGGACGAGGCCGGACGGGACGAGGCAGGCCGACCGGGGTGACGGGCCGGGTTCGGGCGAGCGGCTCGCCGACTGGGCCGACGGGCGGCTCGGGCTCTACGCGCTTGCCAAGGCGAACATGCGCAAGGTCTTCCCGGACCACTGGTCGTTCATGCTGGGCGAGGTCTGCCTCTACAGCTTCATCATCCTGATCCTCACCGGCGTCTATCTGACCCTGTTCTTCGAGCCGAGCGGCGTCGAGGTCATCTACAACGGCTCGTACACGCCCCTCAACGGCATCTCCATGACGAGGGCGTACGAGTCCACCCTCGACATCAGCTTCGACGTGCGCGGCGGCCTGCTGATCCGGCAGATCCACCACTGGTCCGCGCTCGTCTTCGTCACGGGCATGCTCGTGCACATGATGCGGGTGTTCTTCACCGGCGCGTTCCGCAAGCCGCGCGAGCTCAACTGGGTGTTCGGCTGGACCCTGTTGTTCCTCGGCATCCTCACCGGCCTGACCGGCTACTCGCTCCCCGACGACCTGCTGTCCGGCACCGGCATCCGCTTCGCCGACGGCGCCATCCTGGCCACCCCGATCGTGGGGACGTACCTCTCCTTCTTCCTCTTCGGCGGCGAGTTCCCGGGCCACGACATCATTCCGCGGCTCTTCCCGATCCATGTCCTGGTGCTGCCCGGGATCATGCTGGGGCTGGTCGTCGCCCATCTGATCCTGGTCTTCTACCACAAGCACACGCAGTACCCCGGGCCCGGCCGCGACCAGAAGTCGGTCGTCGGCATGCCCTTCCTGCCCGTCTACATGGCCAAGGCGGGCGGCTTCTTCTTCCTCGTCTTCGGTGTGCTGACGGTGATGGGCGGGATCGCGCAGATCAACCCCGTGTGGGCCTTCGGGCCCTACCGGCCGGACCTGGTGACCACCGGCGCCCAGCCCGACTGGTACCTGGGCTTCTCCGAGGGGCTGATCCGGGTGATGCCGGGATGGGAGATCAACGCCTGGGGTCACACCCTGGAGTTGGGCGTCTTCATCCCCTTCACGCTCTTCCCGCTGATCCTGCTCGCCATCGGCCTCTATCCCTTCGTCGAGGCATGGATCACCGGGGACAGACGCGAGCACCACATCCTGGACCGGCCGCGCAACGCGCCCGTGCGCACGGGGCTGGGCGTGGCCTGGCTGGCCCTGTACGCGGTGCTGCTGATCGGCGGTGGCAACGACATCGTGGCCACGCATCTGCATCTGTCGATCAACGCGATCACCTGGTTCGTGCGGGTAGGGGTGTTCGTCGTACCGGTCGCCGCGTTCGTCGTCACCAAGCGGATCTGCCTCGGGCTGCAGCGCAGGGACCGCGACAAGGTGCTGCACGGGCGGGAGTCGGGCCTCATCAAACGGCTGCCGCACGGCGAGTTCGTCGAGGTCCATGAACCTCTCACGCAGGCCCAGAGGTTCACGCTCACCCAGCACGAGCAGAGTCCGCCCTACGAGGTGGGTGCGCTCGTCGACGCGAACGGGGTCCGGCGTCCGGTCAAACCCTCCCAGCGGCTGCGCGCCCGGCTCGCCCAGGCGATGTTCGGGCCCGGGACACGGATCGCGAAGCCGACGGCCGAGGAGTACCGGGAGCTCACGAGCGGCGACCATCACCACTGA